A stretch of Dysidea avara chromosome 5, odDysAvar1.4, whole genome shotgun sequence DNA encodes these proteins:
- the LOC136256000 gene encoding uncharacterized protein, with product MSGEQLMAVYGEYSVNLVNGLPVKDPIFSAKLLQIGLFSGNIKQRVKSQPTDADAAEYFLDHVIQPPLEGGDKGPFEKLLTVMEQFNNPQLKKMASEIRLKLAGGAGPKVVSASPECEAAMQKIQDKYDTLLKLPIDSILGLLFSKRVITLDDKHIIEAESLESKRVTYLLDKVLLRSLEMGYMDKYQRFIEVLKQRGEDDGDIVLEKLATDLAL from the exons ATGTCTGGTGAACAACTCATGGCTGTGTACGGTGAATATAGTGTGAACCTGGTGAATGGTTTGCCAGTAAAAGACCCTATATTTTCTGCGAAACTGTTGCAAATAGGCCTGTTTTCTGGAAACATAAAACAACGAGTTAAATCCCAGCCAACAGATGCAGATGCAGCTGAGTACTTCTTAGATCATGTGATTCAACCCCCTTTGGAAGGTGGTGACAAAGGACCATTTGAGAAGCTGTTGACAGTGATGGAACAGTTTAATAATCCACAACTGAAGAAAATGGCCAGTGAAATCAGGCTAAAGCTAGCGGGTGGGGCTGGACCTAAAGTTGTATCTGCATCTCCAG AATGTGAAGCTGCAATGCAGAAAATACAAGACAAATATGACACGCTACTAAAACTCCCCATCGACTCCATTTTGGGATTGTTGTTTTCTAAGAGAGTAATCACCCTAGATGACAAGCATATAATAGAAGCGGAATCACTAGAGAGTAAGAGGGTAACATATCTCCTTGATAAAGTGTTGTTACGCAGCCTGGAAATGGGTTATATGGATAAGTACCAAAGATTTATTGAAGTGCTGAAACAGAGAGGAGAGGATGATGGTGACATAGTACTGGAGAAGCTAGCCACTGATCTTG
- the LOC136256001 gene encoding uncharacterized protein encodes MAGLKHAGWGGGYDFADKLDVIGLGCYLDEEREFDIHVGEGGPGSAFFHHYIVIESPDLPVTDGRVVFELAKGPEASVSGALVPGVRIYSGGSLKYRVTIRASLRMLSDLASGILHSMGSYNLISSSCQNFCDEFLKQIGSSGYWTYVKIGVAAAVVGGLIGYGAKLLYDAVKTEKKEHDKK; translated from the exons ATGGCTGGCTTGAAACACGCTGGGTGGGGCGGCGGGTATGACTTTGCAGACAAGCTGGATGTTATTGGGTTGGGCTGTTATCTTGATGAAGAGCGAGAATTTGATATCCATGTGGGTGAAGGAGGTCCAGGGAGCGCCTTTTTCCACCACTACATCGTGATAGAGTCACCTGACTTACCGGTCACTGATGGACGTGTCGTGTTCGAGCTAGCTAAGGGACCAGAGGCCAGCGTGTCTGGAGCACTAGTACCAGGGGTCAGAATATATTCTGGTGGCTCTTTGAAATATCGTGTCACCATCCGAGCCTCCTTAAG GATGCTGTCTGATTTAGCATCAGGAATTCTTCACAGTATGGGTAGCTATAACTTGATCAGTAGCAGTTGCCAGAACTTTTGTGATGAATTTCTGAAACAAATTGGATCCAGTGGTTACTGGACGTATGTGAAGATTGGAGTGGCAGCTGCTGTGGTTGGAGGATTGATTGGTTATGGAGCTAAGCTATTGTATGATGCTGTGAAAACTGAAAAGAAGGAACATGATAAAAAATGA